A stretch of DNA from Vulcanisaeta thermophila:
AGCCAGGACGTGGATACTGTAAGTATCCTAGCGGGTGATGCCAGTTGTGTGGCTAGCTCGTTTATGTTTACGCCCTTCTCAACCACCTTAACCCTCTTATCAAACCTCCTCTCCAGTTCATGCTCCAGTTGCTGGATCACAACCCTTGGTAGTGACTTAATACCCTTAAGAACCACTATCAATAGGTTGCCTATTTCGTAGGACTTCACGTACTCCACATCCTTAAGCTCCTCACCCAACTTACCACTCGATATTTCTAACAATGCATCACTAACATCAACATCGAGCATGGAATACTCCCCACTATCCAGCAATGATTGGCACTTGCTGCAAAACACCCTTGTTTTCACGCAGAAGGTGCAGAACGGGATTCTCATTCATTATGGTCAATGGGGTTAAGGTTAATAAGCCTTTTGGTTCCGTCCTTTTACAATGGACATGCTTAAACAACACTGGGTACCGACGCCCTCCTCATCATTAGGTAAGCCCTCAGGTACTCTGCGTGGCTCCATAGGAGGGGTACTACGGACGTTGGTGAGCCATCAAAGGGGCTCACCTGCTCGGGCAGTAGGTTAGTGGGGGTCTTCACCTTATGAACCCAATTAATGAGTTCCCTAGCCCTCTGCAGGTCACCCTTTGCTGCGTAGTACTCAGCAACCCAGAGTGTGGTGATTATCCATGGATTACCGGGTATACCGCTGTAATCGCCGGGCACCCTCATGTAGTAATCATTCTCATAACGCGCCACACCCCCTATGGTCCTGACCCATAACTTATTGATTACCATGTTCACCGTACTCTCCAGTATGGGCTCGAACGCGTCGAAAACCTCGAATAGGAACACACCCATTATGCTTGAGTCCACGGTCTTGTCCACATTAACCATCTTACCATCATCCACATTAATCATCCTATAGAATACACCACGCTCTCTATCAAACAGGTAATTCCTAATACCCTCCCTAACCTCAATGGCAGCCTTCTCCCACTTATCGGCGTTTTCATACTCACCAAGGGCCTTGGCCAGGTTACTGGCGGCAATGAGGCCAGCGTATACTGAGGCTGCCGTGTACGTGTGAACCCCAAGCCTCTCCTCCCAGGGATCAAAGCTCTCCAGGGGGAGGCCCAGTTTTGAATCCCTGAAGTTTGTCATGAAGTCCGCGGCCCTTGTGATCACGTCATACACATCCCTAAGCAGGTCATAATCCCTGGTCTTTAGGAAGTACTTCCAGAAGGCGAAAACCACCGTGGCAGTCTCATCCTCCTGAATATTCAACGCCCTCTTACTCCTAATGGTCCAGGGGTGCCACGTGGAGCCCCAGGTACCACTTGGGTTGTACTTTTGGAAGAGGAACCCCTCGTCCCCAAAGAGTTTGAATATGTACTCATAGAACCTCTTGGTGAATGTGTGGTAACCAGCCATGTCCAGGGCCATGGCCACGAAGGCCGCGTCCCTGGGCCACACATACGCGTACGTGTCCAGGTTGAACTTCATTACCGAGGTGTCGAGGGAGGCCGGTATGGAACCATTAACACCCATGTGGCTGAGTAAAACCGCTAAGCTCTGCATGGCCAGTTCATCATCAGCATACTCGGAGGTTATGTTATTCCAGTAATTCAGGGACCTTGTGAAGTACGTCTTCACGTGATCCCTGAGGTTGAGTATTAACCTCATGACGTTCCTGTACGAATCACCCGCCACAATGAAGTACCAAAACTCTGGGTATGCTATGGATACTGCGGATGCAACGGAGCCCTGGGCAATGGGGTTCTTACTAAGAATTCCATCCTCACAGTCGGGAAGCACCACGTTAAGGTCCCTCCTGCCTGTCGTGTACTCATAAATTTCGTGAGTGCTCGCAATGCCGAACCACGTATTGCCCTTGTAATGAAATACCGCATCCAGGGAGCTATCGTAAAACGCGGTATCCCCAATCTCATAACCCTCAAGCCTAAAGTCGTGGTAGAATATGACCCTAACAAGCCCAGGACCCTTTATCGACACGTGCCTCACCAACGCTGGTCTCGATATTAAGACCGTGTCCTCCATGTTAATCTCAAGGCCGTCCCAATGGGCCTTGAGCCAGGCTCTCGAACCACTGAGCCTAATCTCCTTATCGCGTATGCCCTCAAGCCAGGTGAACTTACCATCATGCCAGAGACCCACCTTGAAGTGGCCATTGTATGAGTGATTATGGCGTTGCCCGAGTAATGGGTAGTAAATGTCCCTAATGTAGTAATTCTCATCGTAGAGAACCGCCAGGGAGCCATTACTCAGGACCACACTCCTCATCAAAGGTGTTTAGGTCTTGTTCCTTAAAAAGCATTACTAAGCCTTTGGTGAGGCTTTAAACGCGCATTACGACCACAGTGGATGCCTGCATCAGATCTCCCCATGCATGCGCCAAGCCAGTATAAACGGGCTTCTTAACCTGCCTCTTACCAGCCTTCCCAACCAACTGCCAGTAAATCTCGGCAACCTTCATAACACCAGCCGCGGCGATGGGATTACCCACACCCAGGAGGCCGCCGGATGGGTTGATAGGTAAATCCCCATCCCTCTGGGTAACGCCCTCCCTAGTCAGTATGGGTGCCTCGCACTTCTTAGCCAGTCCCAGCCCCTCCATGTGGTGGAGCTCCTTGTAGTCGAATGGGTCGTAGACCTCGGCCACGTCAATCTCCCTCCTTGGGTTTGTGATACCGGCCATTCTGTACGCCATCTGAGCGGCCACGTTGGCGTACTCTGGGAATGCCAGGTCCCTGTTGGTCCATGACGTGGTGTCCAGGGCCCAGCCCACCCCGTCAATCCACACGGGCGTGTCCGTTTGCCTCCTGGCCACGTCCTCACTAGCCACTACAAAGGCCGCTGCGCCATCACTCACTGGGGATATGTCAAGGAGCTGGACGGGCCACACAAGGACCTCACTCTTTAGTACGTCCTCCACGGTTATGTTGGCAGCCACCTGGGCTGCGGGGTGGTCCAGCGCATTCCTCTTATTCTTCACGCTCACCAGGGCTATGTCCTCCTTAGACGCGTGGCACTTGTACATGTACCTGTGCATCTCCATTGCAAAGATCCAAATGAGGTTTGGCTGCAGTGGTACCTCAGTAACGGGGTCC
This window harbors:
- a CDS encoding transcription elongation factor NusA; this translates as MRIPFCTFCVKTRVFCSKCQSLLDSGEYSMLDVDVSDALLEISSGKLGEELKDVEYVKSYEIGNLLIVVLKGIKSLPRVVIQQLEHELERRFDKRVKVVEKGVNINELATQLASPARILTVSTSWLPDGTTETVVRISRQELKRLPFRPSELAKVLSQISGSNIRVEITRY
- a CDS encoding glycoside hydrolase family 15 protein, which gives rise to MRSVVLSNGSLAVLYDENYYIRDIYYPLLGQRHNHSYNGHFKVGLWHDGKFTWLEGIRDKEIRLSGSRAWLKAHWDGLEINMEDTVLISRPALVRHVSIKGPGLVRVIFYHDFRLEGYEIGDTAFYDSSLDAVFHYKGNTWFGIASTHEIYEYTTGRRDLNVVLPDCEDGILSKNPIAQGSVASAVSIAYPEFWYFIVAGDSYRNVMRLILNLRDHVKTYFTRSLNYWNNITSEYADDELAMQSLAVLLSHMGVNGSIPASLDTSVMKFNLDTYAYVWPRDAAFVAMALDMAGYHTFTKRFYEYIFKLFGDEGFLFQKYNPSGTWGSTWHPWTIRSKRALNIQEDETATVVFAFWKYFLKTRDYDLLRDVYDVITRAADFMTNFRDSKLGLPLESFDPWEERLGVHTYTAASVYAGLIAASNLAKALGEYENADKWEKAAIEVREGIRNYLFDRERGVFYRMINVDDGKMVNVDKTVDSSIMGVFLFEVFDAFEPILESTVNMVINKLWVRTIGGVARYENDYYMRVPGDYSGIPGNPWIITTLWVAEYYAAKGDLQRARELINWVHKVKTPTNLLPEQVSPFDGSPTSVVPLLWSHAEYLRAYLMMRRASVPSVV
- a CDS encoding thiolase domain-containing protein, with translation MPRNIYVKHRPAVIGAGITLFRRRMLETPKELAWIAAKQALDEAGLTLKDIDCVVIGSAPDTFDGVHMKGEYLADGAGGVGKPTMRVFVGGATGVMVPIAAWWHVASGHCRTVLAVAEEKMSSADIPHPQAVFRYIWDPVTEVPLQPNLIWIFAMEMHRYMYKCHASKEDIALVSVKNKRNALDHPAAQVAANITVEDVLKSEVLVWPVQLLDISPVSDGAAAFVVASEDVARRQTDTPVWIDGVGWALDTTSWTNRDLAFPEYANVAAQMAYRMAGITNPRREIDVAEVYDPFDYKELHHMEGLGLAKKCEAPILTREGVTQRDGDLPINPSGGLLGVGNPIAAAGVMKVAEIYWQLVGKAGKRQVKKPVYTGLAHAWGDLMQASTVVVMRV